In one window of Janthinobacterium sp. 1_2014MBL_MicDiv DNA:
- a CDS encoding DUF4952 domain-containing protein: MLSGAGGAQDAEPACGDVLAWPGRKPAHLVCQGCQQNRQRQDQPFEVRCQVEDQHALQAEAYLRRAHGLPKLQRYCCMWDSTPHSWRDRRTGYGYVLLMATGETPVRTRAAWPRIGNVVVRADGYAQGP; this comes from the coding sequence TTGCTATCGGGCGCGGGCGGTGCGCAGGACGCCGAACCGGCCTGCGGCGACGTGCTGGCCTGGCCGGGCCGGAAGCCCGCGCATCTCGTCTGCCAGGGTTGCCAGCAGAATAGGCAACGCCAGGACCAGCCGTTCGAGGTGCGCTGCCAGGTGGAGGACCAGCATGCGCTGCAGGCGGAAGCGTATCTGCGGCGCGCCCATGGCTTGCCCAAGCTCCAGCGCTATTGCTGCATGTGGGACAGCACGCCCCATTCCTGGCGCGACCGCCGCACGGGCTACGGCTACGTGCTGCTCATGGCTACGGGCGAAACGCCGGTCAGGACGCGCGCCGCCTGGCCGCGGATCGGGAACGTTGTCGTGCGGGCCGACGGCTACGCGCAAGGCCCCTGA
- a CDS encoding choice-of-anchor C family PEP-CTERM protein: MKITAIAAVLALFAAGTASASPINLITNGDFETVAPGYTFASGFQVVNSGSSAITGWNVGASSVDLIRNAYNAIDGYSIDLLGTPGPGFLSQSFSVVAGQTYNLSFDMARNPNGPAGQGVAVSFGGVAQDFYSTAGASNTLYSNSLSFTAASTGLATLSFASAAKAGTPFDNYSGAVIDNVAVMAAVPEPETYAMLLAGLGLMGFLRRRKAAN, translated from the coding sequence ATGAAAATCACCGCCATCGCCGCCGTCCTTGCCCTGTTTGCAGCCGGCACCGCCAGCGCCAGCCCCATCAACCTGATCACGAATGGCGACTTCGAAACCGTCGCGCCCGGCTACACGTTTGCCAGCGGCTTCCAGGTCGTCAACAGCGGCTCGTCCGCGATTACGGGCTGGAACGTGGGCGCTTCCTCGGTCGACCTGATCCGCAATGCCTACAACGCCATCGACGGCTACAGCATCGACTTGCTGGGCACGCCAGGCCCCGGTTTTCTGTCGCAAAGCTTCAGCGTCGTGGCCGGCCAGACATATAACCTGAGCTTTGACATGGCGCGCAATCCGAACGGTCCGGCAGGCCAGGGCGTGGCCGTCAGCTTTGGCGGCGTGGCGCAGGATTTCTACTCGACGGCAGGCGCCTCGAATACCTTGTACAGCAACAGCCTGAGCTTCACTGCCGCCTCCACGGGCCTGGCGACGCTGTCGTTTGCCAGCGCGGCCAAGGCCGGCACGCCGTTCGACAATTACTCGGGCGCCGTGATCGACAATGTGGCCGTGATGGCCGCCGTGCCGGAACCGGAAACCTACGCCATGCTGCTGGCTGGCCTGGGCCTGATGGGCTTCCTGCGCCGCCGCAAGGCCGCCAACTAA
- a CDS encoding MerR family transcriptional regulator: MQIGEMAQATGLSRDTLRFYEKRGLLRARRGANGYRDYPPEAADWLRYLRTAQQLGFTLAEIEADMPLLAASGDPATAKLLRAALARKLDDIDARIAGLTQLRGELARRLEPQAAACPLRGGDLGGN, from the coding sequence ATGCAGATCGGCGAGATGGCGCAGGCGACGGGCTTGAGCCGCGACACCCTGCGCTTCTATGAGAAGCGCGGCCTGCTGCGCGCGCGGCGCGGCGCGAATGGCTACCGCGACTATCCGCCCGAGGCGGCCGACTGGCTGCGCTACCTGCGCACGGCGCAGCAACTGGGCTTTACCCTGGCGGAAATCGAGGCCGACATGCCGCTGCTGGCGGCCAGCGGCGACCCCGCCACGGCCAAGCTGCTGCGCGCGGCGCTGGCGCGCAAGCTGGACGATATCGACGCGCGCATCGCGGGATTGACGCAGTTGCGCGGCGAACTGGCGCGGCGCCTGGAGCCGCAGGCGGCCGCATGTCCATTGCGGGGAGGCGATCTTGGCGGGAATTAA
- a CDS encoding Lnb N-terminal periplasmic domain-containing protein gives MTFLSQGASSVLGTVGKMAVTLILLLTALWGALALWYQLSGGVAAQGIGALLWGALGVASVALWWLRGDARVLLPYAAGFVLLLVWWSLIAPKQERVWADDVARNVTGTLKGNMVTLENVRNFDWRSDDDYTVKWEQRSYDLDQLRTVDAALSYWTGPYIAHTLISFGFADGRFLTFSIEIRKEKGESFSAIGGFFKHFEMSLVAADERDILRVRTNARGEDMQLYRVMMPKAAMRSLFLAYLAEAESLKRQPQFYNTLTANCTTIVFEMVRRIVPGLPLDYRLLASGYLDRYLFDVKGLVPGLSFQQLRIGGHVTARARAANDDPDFSHSIRRGMPGYDDAGYPKLQMPRQ, from the coding sequence ATGACTTTCTTATCACAAGGTGCCAGCTCCGTGCTGGGCACCGTCGGCAAAATGGCCGTTACCCTGATTCTCCTGTTGACCGCACTGTGGGGCGCGCTGGCGCTGTGGTATCAGCTGTCCGGCGGCGTGGCCGCGCAAGGCATCGGTGCGCTGCTGTGGGGCGCGCTGGGCGTGGCCAGCGTGGCCCTGTGGTGGTTGCGCGGCGACGCGCGCGTGCTGCTGCCGTATGCGGCCGGCTTCGTGCTGCTGCTCGTCTGGTGGAGCCTGATCGCGCCGAAGCAGGAGCGGGTCTGGGCCGACGACGTGGCGCGCAACGTGACGGGCACGCTGAAGGGCAATATGGTCACGCTGGAAAACGTGCGCAACTTCGACTGGCGCAGCGACGACGACTACACGGTCAAGTGGGAGCAGCGCAGCTATGACCTCGACCAGCTGCGCACGGTCGACGCGGCGCTGTCGTACTGGACCGGGCCCTATATCGCGCATACGCTGATCTCGTTCGGCTTTGCCGATGGACGCTTCCTGACGTTTTCCATCGAAATCCGCAAGGAAAAGGGCGAGAGCTTTTCCGCCATCGGCGGCTTCTTCAAGCATTTCGAGATGAGCCTGGTGGCGGCCGACGAGCGCGACATCCTGCGCGTGCGCACGAATGCACGGGGCGAGGACATGCAGTTGTACCGCGTGATGATGCCGAAGGCGGCCATGCGCTCGCTGTTTCTCGCCTACCTGGCCGAGGCGGAGTCGCTCAAGCGCCAGCCGCAGTTCTACAACACCCTGACGGCCAACTGCACCACCATCGTCTTCGAGATGGTGCGCCGCATCGTGCCTGGCCTGCCGCTCGACTACCGCCTGCTGGCTTCCGGCTACCTGGACCGCTACCTGTTCGACGTGAAGGGCCTGGTGCCGGGCCTGAGCTTCCAGCAGCTGCGCATAGGGGGCCACGTCACGGCGCGCGCGCGGGCGGCGAATGACGATCCCGACTTTTCGCACTCGATCCGGCGCGGCATGCCGGGCTACGATGACGCTGGTTATCCGAAGCTGCAAATGCCCAGGCAGTAG
- a CDS encoding glyoxalase superfamily protein, with product MQAAIPILRIFSEEKAREFYLDFLGFTQDWQHRFDPTAPLYLQVTRGDLVLHLSEHYGDATPGSALLIPVDDIAALHAELQANDYPYARPGIRDEDWGRILEVADPFGNRLRFWQRTA from the coding sequence ATGCAAGCTGCCATTCCCATCCTGCGCATCTTTTCCGAAGAAAAAGCGCGCGAGTTCTACCTCGATTTCCTCGGTTTCACGCAGGACTGGCAGCACCGCTTCGACCCCACGGCGCCGCTGTACCTGCAGGTGACGCGCGGCGACCTCGTGCTGCACCTCAGCGAGCATTACGGCGACGCCACGCCAGGGTCGGCGCTCCTGATTCCCGTCGACGACATCGCCGCCCTGCACGCGGAGCTGCAGGCGAACGATTATCCGTATGCGCGGCCCGGCATCCGCGACGAGGACTGGGGCCGCATCCTGGAAGTGGCCGACCCGTTCGGCAACAGGCTGCGCTTCTGGCAAAGGACGGCTTAA
- a CDS encoding VOC family protein, producing the protein MNKQIILNLPVKDLDKSRAFFSALGFAFDPRFSGENAAFMNIVDGAIQAMLTTEPFFQSLIDKPVANAKEANEVVICLSCESREEVDSLIAKAAAAGGRIPHPPEDHGFMYDQGFEDIDGHLWNLVWTAPEA; encoded by the coding sequence ATGAACAAACAGATCATCCTCAACCTGCCCGTGAAGGACCTGGACAAATCCAGGGCCTTTTTTTCCGCTCTCGGCTTTGCCTTCGATCCCCGCTTCAGCGGCGAGAATGCGGCGTTCATGAACATCGTCGACGGCGCCATCCAGGCCATGCTGACGACCGAACCCTTCTTCCAGTCCCTGATCGACAAGCCGGTCGCGAACGCCAAGGAAGCCAATGAAGTCGTCATATGTCTCAGTTGCGAAAGCCGGGAAGAGGTGGACAGCCTGATCGCCAAGGCCGCGGCCGCCGGTGGCCGCATACCGCATCCGCCCGAAGACCATGGCTTCATGTATGACCAGGGCTTCGAGGATATCGATGGCCACCTGTGGAACCTGGTCTGGACGGCGCCGGAAGCCTGA
- a CDS encoding DUF4153 domain-containing protein produces the protein MALLDPVVAPRIAVTRLVTGLLQGLLLYWLYSTAQDKVWPATEAYLLGPLMLISLLLPVLLVSSLGHMSLKRIVLWMVGAAAVLAVLAWHDVARGAEHVIWGNYKPGAPLRVISAQLFGFCVVGFYIAHALVLASAQDGQRIARYPTYFEIAWKLGIQLLFSLLFVLGLWLVLWLGGQLFLLIKLSFLKKLLGQAWFVIPVICFAFSFAIHITDVRPSIVRGIRTLLLVLLSWLVPIAAVLVSGFLLTLPFIGFERLWATRHAASVLLGMAGVLVVLINAAFQNGEVGHGVARGIRLGTRLACLLLPWVVGIAIYALTLRVMSHGWTADRLIAAACLLIASCYAVGYAWAASKYGDWLHLIANVNVATACVTLLVLFALFSPLADPARISVASQMARLDSGKVSVDKFDFEYLRFQGARYGQAALQELKTRTTGADAAVVRARADAMLKRQNRLDETGALSDVSINLTLRPATAKLPESFLRQDWTQVGPAWRLPACLKRAGPQCDAYLLDFDGDGKQDVLLISNDPRASSVLLAEKDDGSWHARGQIPTDALRCKPLREKLQAGQFQLVPPKVRELEVDGQRVPMTLYTQEDEVSCPDETAPGL, from the coding sequence ATGGCTTTGCTCGATCCGGTGGTGGCGCCGCGCATCGCGGTGACGCGCCTGGTGACGGGCCTGCTGCAAGGCTTGCTGCTGTACTGGCTGTACAGCACGGCGCAGGACAAGGTGTGGCCCGCCACGGAAGCCTACCTGCTGGGGCCGCTGATGCTGATCAGCTTGCTATTGCCCGTGCTGCTGGTGTCCAGCCTGGGCCACATGTCGCTCAAGCGCATCGTGCTGTGGATGGTGGGCGCGGCCGCCGTGCTGGCCGTGCTGGCCTGGCACGACGTGGCGCGCGGCGCCGAACACGTGATCTGGGGCAATTACAAGCCCGGTGCGCCGCTGCGCGTGATTTCCGCCCAGCTGTTCGGCTTTTGCGTGGTGGGCTTTTATATCGCCCATGCGCTGGTGCTGGCCAGCGCCCAGGATGGCCAGCGCATCGCCCGCTATCCCACGTATTTCGAGATCGCCTGGAAGCTGGGCATCCAGCTGCTGTTTTCCCTGCTGTTCGTGCTGGGTCTGTGGCTGGTGCTGTGGCTGGGCGGGCAGTTGTTCCTGTTGATCAAGCTGAGCTTCCTGAAAAAGTTGCTGGGCCAGGCGTGGTTCGTGATTCCCGTCATCTGTTTCGCCTTTTCCTTCGCCATCCACATCACCGACGTGCGCCCGTCCATCGTGCGCGGCATCCGCACCCTGCTGCTGGTGCTGCTGTCGTGGCTGGTGCCAATCGCCGCCGTGCTCGTCTCCGGCTTCCTCCTGACCTTGCCCTTCATCGGCTTCGAACGGCTGTGGGCCACGCGCCATGCGGCGTCCGTGCTGCTGGGCATGGCCGGCGTGCTGGTGGTGCTGATCAATGCCGCTTTCCAGAATGGCGAAGTGGGCCATGGCGTGGCGCGCGGCATCCGCCTCGGCACGCGCCTGGCCTGTTTGCTGCTGCCGTGGGTGGTGGGCATCGCCATCTATGCGCTGACCCTGCGCGTGATGTCGCATGGCTGGACGGCCGACCGCCTGATCGCCGCCGCCTGCCTCTTGATCGCCAGCTGCTATGCCGTCGGCTACGCCTGGGCCGCCAGCAAGTATGGCGACTGGCTGCACCTGATCGCCAACGTCAACGTCGCCACCGCCTGCGTCACCCTGCTGGTGCTGTTCGCGCTGTTCTCGCCGCTGGCCGACCCGGCCCGCATTTCCGTGGCCAGCCAGATGGCGCGGCTGGACAGCGGCAAGGTGAGCGTGGACAAGTTCGACTTCGAATACCTGCGCTTCCAGGGCGCCCGCTATGGCCAGGCGGCCTTGCAGGAACTCAAGACGCGCACGACGGGCGCCGATGCTGCCGTCGTGCGGGCCCGCGCCGACGCCATGCTCAAACGCCAGAACCGGCTCGACGAGACGGGCGCCCTGAGCGACGTGTCGATCAACCTGACGCTGCGCCCGGCGACGGCGAAATTGCCGGAGAGTTTCCTGCGCCAGGACTGGACGCAAGTGGGCCCGGCCTGGCGCCTGCCCGCCTGCTTGAAGCGGGCAGGGCCGCAGTGCGACGCCTACCTGCTCGATTTCGACGGCGATGGCAAGCAGGATGTGCTGCTGATCAGCAATGACCCGCGCGCCTCGTCGGTCTTGCTGGCGGAGAAGGACGACGGCAGCTGGCATGCGCGCGGGCAAATCCCCACGGACGCCCTGCGCTGCAAGCCCCTGCGCGAGAAGCTGCAGGCCGGCCAATTCCAGCTGGTGCCGCCGAAGGTGCGCGAGCTGGAAGTCGACGGCCAGCGCGTGCCGATGACCTTATATACGCAGGAAGACGAGGTCAGCTGCCCGGATGAGACGGCGCCGGGCCTGTAA
- the motA gene encoding flagellar motor stator protein MotA, with protein sequence MLVILGFLVVLFSVFGGFAMQGGHLAALFQPLELLMIGGAALGTFFVGNDAKAIRATFAALPTLFHGAQYTKARYMELMGLMYEILSKIRKEGLMSVEDDIDDPYRSPIFVKYPYTLGDEHILEFITDYLRLMVSGNMDAYQIENLMDNEIETHHEDAEMPIQTISQLADAMPAFGIVAAVMGVVHTMASVGLPPAELGVLIAQALVGTFIGILLAYGFIAPLASLLRRKHHETAKMYQCVKVTLLASLNGYAPALAVEFGRKVISATERPSFSELENHVRQVRTKN encoded by the coding sequence TTGCTAGTCATACTCGGATTTCTCGTCGTGCTGTTTTCCGTCTTCGGCGGCTTTGCCATGCAGGGCGGCCATCTGGCGGCCCTGTTCCAGCCGCTGGAGCTGCTGATGATCGGCGGCGCCGCACTCGGCACTTTCTTTGTCGGCAACGACGCCAAGGCCATCCGCGCCACGTTCGCCGCCCTGCCCACCCTGTTCCATGGTGCGCAATACACGAAAGCGCGCTATATGGAGCTGATGGGCCTGATGTACGAAATCCTCAGCAAGATCCGCAAGGAAGGCTTGATGTCGGTCGAGGACGATATCGACGACCCCTACCGCAGTCCCATCTTCGTGAAATATCCGTACACGCTCGGTGACGAGCACATCCTGGAATTCATCACCGATTACCTGCGCCTGATGGTGTCGGGCAACATGGACGCCTACCAGATCGAAAACCTGATGGATAACGAGATCGAGACGCACCATGAAGATGCGGAAATGCCGATCCAGACGATTTCGCAGCTGGCCGACGCCATGCCCGCCTTCGGCATCGTCGCCGCCGTGATGGGCGTGGTGCACACGATGGCGTCCGTCGGCTTGCCGCCGGCCGAGCTGGGCGTGCTGATCGCGCAGGCGCTGGTGGGCACCTTCATCGGCATCCTGCTGGCTTACGGCTTCATCGCGCCGCTGGCCAGCCTGCTGCGCCGCAAACACCATGAAACGGCCAAGATGTACCAGTGCGTGAAAGTGACCCTGCTGGCCAGCCTGAACGGCTACGCGCCGGCGCTGGCCGTGGAATTCGGCCGCAAGGTCATTTCCGCCACGGAACGTCCCTCGTTCAGCGAACTGGAAAACCACGTGCGCCAGGTGCGCACGAAGAACTGA